In Arctopsyche grandis isolate Sample6627 chromosome 13, ASM5162203v2, whole genome shotgun sequence, one DNA window encodes the following:
- the LOC143921272 gene encoding uncharacterized protein LOC143921272 has translation MPVNNLIMICRILNIKMIGTMNDIADRIGSFLNNLVQDEEEDEEPNQDEDDEEANLAEDNDQENKEEDGQSLGSFKQIQVSRRDAPLLSFRDVEDSISPFNGNEDYPVEKWIAEFEELAQMTNLDDLRKLMYAKKSLTGVAKLFIQSQRGITTWRKLKNILIEEFKTVTNSASIHKLLMTRVKRREESIKEYIINMREIGSRINLEAEVIIQYVIDGIPDESSNKIILYGAKNFKEFKEKVETYEKINVRKDVPWNSRKDDGVSNKHMYQKKDTEENKYSIICFNCNRKGHRSSECRNKHRGLKCYKCNSFGHVYAKCPMRKGKDVSESTVNTIDNVNIPALMEICKESDMEKLPRENIGEELVTDEEEKKTTQILFANIVVTEKRKQTMTGDVGSMEEKQQNNSEELTVLTENLNKVQEELAERNKEISQLRTERNFMKLRLEQLEDLMSNKECSSKNIVPRRKTDLQAEVSVEVSEYYMEPGELHAVSKKETWKKRLTDGVQKKNVSDKNILSNEDILYKKFKKKNRRTYNKTRTSEKQYKEEDLVGIKKDSQFESGMKLRPKFIGPYRVDCKVRDNNQYDVYEVGELDGSNFVKSSVEMMNTWRLK, from the coding sequence atgcCTGTAAATAATCTCATAATGATATGTcggattttaaatataaaaatgatcggGACAATGAACGATATTGCCGATCGTATTGGATCATTCTTAAACAATTTGGTCCAAGATGAAGAAGAAGATGAAGAACCGAACCAAGATGAAGACGATGAAGAAGCGAACCTAGCTGAGGACAACGACCAAGAAAACAAGGAAGAAGATGGACAAAGCTTAGGAAGTTTTAAGCAGATCCAAGTATCAAGACGAGATGCGCCTTTATTGTCATTTCGAGATGTAGAAGACTCTATATCGCCGTTTAACGGAAATGAAGACTATCCTGTGGAGAAATGGATAGCAGAATTTGAAGAGCTGGCCCAGATGACGAATTTGGATGACTTAAGGAAGCTCATGTATGCCAAAAAGTCATTGACGGGAGTAGCAAAGTTGTTTATACAATCTCAACGGGGAATAACAACgtggagaaaattgaaaaatattctaaTAGAAGAATTCAAAACAGTTACAAATAGTGCAtcgatacataaattattaatgaCTAGAGTAAAACGCCGAGAAGAGAGCatcaaagaatatataataaatatgcgaGAAATAGGTAGTCGGATAAACCTAGAGGCAGAAGTAATCATCCAGTATGTTATTGATGGTATTCCAGACGAAagctcaaataaaataattttatatggagCTAAAAACTTTAAAGAATTCAAAGAGAAAGTGGAgacatatgaaaaaattaatgttAGAAAAGATGTTCCCTGGAATTCGAGGAAAGACGACGGAGTGTCAAACAAACACATGTATCAAAAGAAGGATACAGAAGAAAACAAATACAGTAtaatttgtttcaattgtaacagGAAAGGACATAGGTCTTCAGAGTGTAGAAATAAGCACAGAGGACTGAAATGTTATAAATGCAACAGCTTTGGACATGTATATGCAAAATGTCCGATGAGAAAAGGAAAAGATGTATCGGAATCTACTGTAAATACAATAGATAATGTAAATATACCTGCTTTAATGGAAATCTGTAAAGAGTCCGATATGGAAAAACTGCCAAGAGAGAATATTGGTGAAGAACTTGTCACCGATGAGGAAGAAAAGAAGACAACACAAATTCTATTTGCAAACATAGTTGTCACCGAGAAAAGAAAACAAACGATGACCGGAGATGTCGGGTCAATGGAAGAAAAGCAGCAGAATAATAGTGAGGAACTGACTGTTCTCACCGAGAATCTCAATAAAGTACAAGAAGAGCTAGCGGAGAGAAACAAAGAAATTTCACAGCTCAGAACGGAGAGAAATTTTATGAAGTTACGCTTGGAACAGCTTGAAGACTTGATGTCAAACAAGGAGTGTTCTTCAAAAAACATTGTGCCGAGAAGGAAGACTGATCTACAGGCGGAGGTGTCTGTTGAAGTATCAGAATATTACATGGAGCCGGGAGAATTGCATGCTGTTTCAAAGAAAGAGACTTGGAAAAAGAGATTGACTGACGGCGTGCAgaagaaaaatgtttcagataaaaatattttatcgaatgaAGATATCTTGTATAAGAAATTCAAGAAGAAAAACAGACGGACATACAATAAGACACGAACATCAGAAAAGCAGTACAAAGAAGAAGATTTGGTCGGAATAAAAAAGGATTCACAATTTGAATCGGGAATGAAACTAAGACCTAAATTCATTGGACCGTATCGGGTTGATTGTAAAGTTAGAGACAACAATCAGTATGATGTATATGAAGTGGGAGAACTCGATGGGTCAAATTTTGTTAAATCTTCAGTAGAAATGATGAATACTTGGAGATTGAAGTGA